Within Cucumis melo cultivar AY chromosome 4, USDA_Cmelo_AY_1.0, whole genome shotgun sequence, the genomic segment GCCTCTTTTCTTGACCAAAATGTCAATTCAATTTGTAAATCTTCTTTTTGTTAGGCAGATATTCCTTTAACATTaagtttttctttcctttttgcACAAATGTAATGTAACATTCCATTACTTAATGAATATTATTCATTGAATTATTAAACAATAAATTTGTTTTGAAATGGGGGGAAATTGTTAAACCATAATGAAGGAAACAATGGAAATTAAAGTTGATACAATGTTGACATCTCTCTTGTAGGTTAATAAGATGATGGGATTTCCACCAAGATTTCTTAGTCCAACGTCTTCCATTCAAATTCAAGTTTCCACTTAATAGACGCTAGCATGTATCGTCTTGACTAAATTCTAGAAAACATATACCAAActttgtattttttgtttcataaatatctttttaactcgaacaaaatataaaaatattattttaaataataaaactttaaaaaatatctaCAAAATATACCAAAACATCATATTACTATATGTGTCTATCTATAACAGATACAAATGGTATATAGActataatattttactatctttaaaaatagctttaaatatatattgaattttgtttttgtttatttgagttcaaaaatatctttcaaCCTAAAAACATTTCAAGAATAATTCTAagcttaaaagaaaattaagaataATCCTTACCATTTATTTTATATGAAAAGCATTAGTACTTTTTACCTAAAAACACTTTCCCATTTAACTTTTAAACTCTAAgtttaataataacaataagaatatttcaaaagtttttttaaaaagttcatGATGATAAAGTACTAATactttctatttaaaaaaaaagaaagaaactaatggtaatgatatttatttcttttaaacaaGTATTTTCATACTTAcaaattttttgtttaattattaacttaatattgaaatatgaaattaaaaacAATCACTCAACCTTTccttcatattttatttaactcaataaaattaataaactaATCAATACTCCTTTTCTGCTTGAATTTTTACTTGATGATTGATTTTTCTGCCATTGAGCCATAAATGAGCTAAGAAGTAGAAGActcctaaatatttaattattttcccAATTTCTACaattatattattgttattaaccTCAAAAAGTACACTGTTTACcctcaatatatatatatatatatatatatatatatatatatatatatatatatatatatataattgccAGTCATATACTAAATGCATAAATTAAAAAGTACAGCATTGCTCCAACTCTTATTTACCAATTTCTAACTCAATGTATATAACAGTTAAAATAATTCAGTATATTTTGTTGGGTTGATTTTTCTAATAGATACACTAAGACTTTACATTGTTATAACCTACATGGATGGTCAGTGTTAGTTTCCAAACTATTACTACTACTGCCTACTACTACTAGTTATACTATATTTCTACCTCGTCTACTCGAGTTAGATGGCAAAAACGAGACGCTTCCTCTTCCCTAGTATCTTCTGCAAGACCGTTAATTCCTGCAGTAGGCTCTGCACGAGCGGGAGAAGGCGATGCGTACCTGTCCAGATGAGCCAGAAGGGAACACTTCAAATTCACGAGAGATGAAGAGGATGAACGTGAGGGTTTAGATGTGGAAAATTTTGCCAAGTGTTCCATACGCGCCCTGGATCACCAAATATGTAATCGGACAACTCATCGGCGCTTGTAGAGTCACGTGTGCTCTCCGTGCTGTAGGAACCTTCGTCGGAGGTACTGCTGATGAGAGATGAATGATCACTGGATGAGTCCTCTTCAAAAATCCTATGAATCTGAGGATGTCCAAAATGAATGGAGCCGATGCTTCCAGGTTCACCAGGAGTATCCCTCGTGTAAGACTGACGTGTGGAGGTGGTTGTGGTTTTAGATGCTGTATTCCTTTCATCTGTTCTGGAATGCATTGCTCTCGTCTTAGAATCGACAGCAACAGTGCCATGCCGTAATAATCTAGGAGCCCTGGGCAAGCACCTAAAATGTAGCTGACAAAATCAGAACAAAGAAGAGAAGTAAAGTAATGTTAATCTTACCAGCTCGGCATATTGATTTACCTTGAGTAAAGAAGCATGTAGGCTCCTTTCGTCAATACGGTTTCTATGTCGACGGGAGTTACCTGCAAAGTAGAAAGTAATGGTGAAAAGATAAAGCTTAgtaaaaatgtcaaatatgaTGGAAGGAAACAAACTATTGGCTTGTTAAATGATTGTTGAACAAATGCCACGATGATAACTAAAACGTGAAAGGAAATATGCAGGCTATTCAAGTAAAATTCATTCAGAAGTATCGTGGTTTGAATTGAGATGTGATAATGAAAGGAAACAAAGTTGATATTTTTTAACTAATGACCAAAATGAAGCTTTATTGGAccatgaatgaaaaaaaatgacaTTGAAATGTATACCGTGCTATCATCAATCTTGAACCACTTATTTTTGGCATTCTTGACATAGCACACGTAGTGTCCCGAAAACGAAGAATTCATGACATCCAAGTGAACAACCACTCCATAAAGCCGGTATATGGGCGATTTATCACTGGTTCCACGTATAAATGGTGCCAGATCTAATATCTCTGGGAACTTGATAGGCTTATTGAGCTTTCCAAAATTACCTGACTGCAAATATATAACACATAAACATAGGAGCTATATACGCAATTCAGAGCAAGCATAaccattgaaataaaaaagtacCTGAAAGCGCTTTAATACGACAGTGAGAATGTTAGGAGCTTCCAgtattttcaatttcttttttgcccTTACGTAAGATTTGCATCTGAACAATAATGAGTGGAATTAATGAGAAGTAAATAAACCATAAAAGAAAGAGAACAGTTGGAAAGTTTTGCTTGACGGAAAATATCATATTACATAGAAGATCAAATAAAAACTACGAGCACCACAAAACAAATAATATAGCACACCTGCTACACAAATACTTATTGTCACCGTCCAAAATCTCTTTGCTAGTAAATTTTCGAAGAGCCTCATCCAGTCTACCAATGTCCCCTTCTATCTCAACTGTAAGGTCCATAATTCTTTCCTGCCGTTCTGATCTGCCTTGGCACCTTGTGCATTTTATCTGTTTGATTAAACGATGAAAGTTAAAGCCTAAAGGTGAACTTCACATTTTGATGAACTATTCCGTTATAAACTACTTGTggttaaaaacttcaaattcaGAAAATTCATGAGTTCTAAGCTCCAACTTACTTGGATAATTAAGGGATATCATTAATAACTACAACATGTTTTTCCTTCTAAGAAAAAAATCCGACTTCCAAGTTCCAAGTTCAAAATTACCTTTGACAAAAGGTAACCACCAAATGTAAGTCCTACCAAAGTTGTTTCTTCTTCCCAAGAACCCGATGAGCTCACACCATATTCCATACAGCAAATAGATTGCATTGAATCAATAACATACCTGCCATATTACCTTCTCAATATGATTTTGTTTAACATTATTTGGAAGTTACACCATGATAAATATGGAAGGAGTGACCCAAGAAAATTTCAGTTACACACCTCAGAAATTCATGTGCATCCTCTTCTTTCCCATTACCAAGTTGACGACCAATGTTAGGTAACTGAGAAATAATTCCAACAGGAGATAATGGGGATCTCCCTTCCTTGACTTTCAACATTAGACTTTCAAACTCACAATTAAAACACCACCCCTTCTTTATACCTGATATTGGGAGAAACGAAAGTATATATGATGTATAATATAGTGATCAGAAGATTTGGAATTGAAACTGCTAAAAAGGAAGCCCAATATCTGAAACGTACATGATTTGGAATGAAGGCCTTGGAGAAAATAAGCTGTCAAAGGCGGAGTGAATGCAAGGCACTGGAGTACAACATTAGCATAGCAGCTGCAAGAATGTAAAGACAGTGTTGacagaagaaaaaagaaacttcATAAATATAGGACGCAAGAACTCAAATCAAAAGGGATAATAGCACCAAACGTATCTTTCTAAGCATATATCATGAAAAACTAGATTCACTAAGAATTGATGAGCCTGCATTCAGTTACAACCTTACAAGGTGCACAAATCAAATCTAGCCCTGGTTTTTTCTTGTTTCATTTTTCAGCAAATCCACACCTCAGCAACTGAAGGTTGTATCAGTCACATAACAACCGTAAGTGCAATTCACTATTATGACAACGCTTTAGAGGAAGATACTAGAAGTAAGAACAGAAAGTACCAACAATTGAACTAATACAAGATCAAGCTAGAAAGGTTCTAGCACTTCATTAACGAAATGCACAAATTGTAAGAAATGTGAGATAGGTTTTCTTCCacagaaaataaagaaagaaatctGATGTATTCAGTGATAACCAGCCAAGAATCAAAAGATTCATAGTCGATAATTCCCATAAACAGCAATACTTATTTCAGTGACCACTAACCTGTTCCCACAGTTAATGAGGCCTGCCGGCTGCAATTCCAACTTGTTCCAATTATAAAGCTTAACAAAGTGATCATATGAGAAAAGCCCCTAAAAAtgaatagaaaaattaatttcaaGTCTGAAATATGtttcataaaagaaaaggagaaagaaaaagtaaataGAACAAAACCTTATAGTTAAACCTTCCAGGAATTTCAGCGACAGTACAAGCATGACTGTTTTTTAACAACTTGGACCCTCTAAACTGATCAACAACTTTCAACATGGACGTTCTCAAGCCATTTTTAGAGTTGAGAGTACATGCAACTTGAGAGGGAATGCCAGAAGTCGCCTGCATGGTATCTACTCTTCCTGACTGAATGCGTGAAAGTGAAACTGATGTCCCTCCAGCACTTGAAGGTACACAACATTCAGAATCAATTTTTCTTTGTGAGAAATTTCCATCTTTACTCTGTACCTTCGAAATAGTGTCAACCACAACTTTAGTTGACCTTTCACATCTCAAAGGTGGTGAGGTGCTGACATTAGAATCAAGTGTTTTTCCTCCTGAACCATTTGGTGGACGAACAGCTGAGGTTGACCTGGATCTAAGTACATGGGAAGTTGATGCTGGCTTAAAGTTACCAGTTTTTTTATGACCTTGATTATTGGAAGCAGCAGAATTGCACACATTTGAAGGGATACTGTGGTTTTTTGAGAAATTTTCTCCGTCTACAGGCTTTTTACCTTTCTTATCTTCTGAGGTACTGGAAAGAGTGGTGCTGGATGCATTCGTTCCCTCAGAGCCGCATTGCAAAATATTTGTTGAGCTGAATGAAAATGATGGTGGACTAGGCAACTTCCTACCATGGCCTCCACTCAATTTGGGTAAGGCAGAATTACTCAGGGAATCGGTTGAAGATCCCTTATGGTCAAGTGTTCTAGCCCAAAAATCAGAAGAAACTGTTGCAACTGACTCTTTATGGTTGCCATTAATTACAAAACTAGAAGAATTAATGGAAGAACGTGAATCCTTTCCATGACTACCACTGGGTTTCAGCTGATTCAGTTTGCTAGATGAGGGAAAACTATCGACGGAATCAACAAGGTTACCAAACATT encodes:
- the LOC103503663 gene encoding ubiquitin carboxyl-terminal hydrolase 16-like yields the protein MLVSGNIGLQVLFVFVVFPVICLVIRRKWRLSVARKEEINRLLVLSSEEAFRAELEASARYSSSSFTPLGHQCAVCYSPTTTRCSRCKAVRYCSGKCQIIHWRQGHKENCHPPNHAVASSTDFETKVTEQDHYESSTSDSSAASFSGFSSSILSSESSDDTSTSDSSSQIEPEKSDGYMSADAMPDSLEITRGTDIADQPKSLTPMFGNLVDSVDSFPSSSKLNQLKPSGSHGKDSRSSINSSSFVINGNHKESVATVSSDFWARTLDHKGSSTDSLSNSALPKLSGGHGRKLPSPPSFSFSSTNILQCGSEGTNASSTTLSSTSEDKKGKKPVDGENFSKNHSIPSNVCNSAASNNQGHKKTGNFKPASTSHVLRSRSTSAVRPPNGSGGKTLDSNVSTSPPLRCERSTKVVVDTISKVQSKDGNFSQRKIDSECCVPSSAGGTSVSLSRIQSGRVDTMQATSGIPSQVACTLNSKNGLRTSMLKVVDQFRGSKLLKNSHACTVAEIPGRFNYKGLFSYDHFVKLYNWNKLELQPAGLINCGNSCYANVVLQCLAFTPPLTAYFLQGLHSKSCIKKGWCFNCEFESLMLKVKEGRSPLSPVGIISQLPNIGRQLGNGKEEDAHEFLRYVIDSMQSICCMEYGVSSSGSWEEETTLVGLTFGGYLLSKIKCTRCQGRSERQERIMDLTVEIEGDIGRLDEALRKFTSKEILDGDNKYLCSRCKSYVRAKKKLKILEAPNILTVVLKRFQSGNFGKLNKPIKFPEILDLAPFIRGTSDKSPIYRLYGVVVHLDVMNSSFSGHYVCYVKNAKNKWFKIDDSTVTPVDIETVLTKGAYMLLYSRCLPRAPRLLRHGTVAVDSKTRAMHSRTDERNTASKTTTTSTRQSYTRDTPGEPGSIGSIHFGHPQIHRIFEEDSSSDHSSLISSTSDEGSYSTESTRDSTSADELSDYIFGDPGRVWNTWQNFPHLNPHVHPLHLS